DNA from candidate division KSB1 bacterium:
CAACCCGGAAACAACGATCCGCTTCCAGGTGAAGGCTGAGGGGCGGGTGTGGCTGGGCATCTACAATGCCGCGGGTCAGCTGGTGCGGCGTCTGGCCGACGAGACCATGAGTGCAGGATACCACGCCTTGGTGTGGAACGGGAAAGGCGAGGCTGGCGAGCTCTTGCCGAGTGGCACCTACTTTTGCGTGATGCGCGTGAACGGCATCGAAGTGAGCAAGAAGATCGTGCTCACCAGGTAGCAAGCGCGGGGAAGCAGGCAGGTCACAGATGAGAGGGTGAAGGCTACGGTGGCTCAGCCCACCGTAGCCCAGCCCAGCATGGGCAGGTGAAGCGGATGCGCAGATTGGTACAGGTAGACTTGGGTGACCGTCAATAGAGCGTGGAACGGAAGGTTTTTTTTGAACTCGTGGTTAATAATTTCTTCTTCGTGGAGTCAAACCAAGGCGATGAGCGCGCAGAGGTTGTGGAAAGTGGTGGCACAGATAGGAAAGGTGGTTTCGCTTACCGGCGTGCTCTTGTGGCCTGAGCATGGTGCGGGCCAGGACGTTGCCAGCAGTGCCTCCTTACGCGTCACTTGGGAGGCCAGCACAGAACCTGATCTGGCTGGCTACAGGCTCTACTACGGAACCAGTTCCCATCACTATCTGTGGCTCCTGGACGTGGGAAAGGTCACAAGCGTGACGGTTCCAGACCTGGCTCGTGGGATGCGTTACTACTTCGCGGTGAGCGCGTATGACAGTTCGGGCAACGAGAGCCTCTTTTCAGCTGAGGTCTCGGGCGTTGCCGGCGTGGATTGCGGCACCGTTGCGGATCTGACGCCGCAGGAGTATGTAGTGGCCGCGCTCGGCGTGGGAGACCAATACTACATCGACCGGGGCTACCAGATTACCTACATCCCGGATGCCTATGAGGGGCTTCTGTGGATAAAGACGAAAAACGATGACAAGTTCGATATGCAGCTTCAGATCTCTTTTTCCTTGCTGCGGCGGGCGCGGCTGTACATAGTCCACGACAGTCGGGTGACGCCGCCTTCCTGGCTGACCACCAACTTCGTCCAGACTGCCTCCCGCATTGAAGTAAGCGACGCCGGCAATAGCGATTTTCGCATTTGGGAGGGCACCAGAGATTACGAGCCGGGCGAAACGGTGGTCTTGGGCTGTAACGGGTCAGCAGGCGGTGCAGCAAGCATGTACGTGGTCCTATTGTGCGTGCAGAGCGACGCCTCAGAGCTGCAGCCCCACATGTCATTGTCCGGTGTAGACGTAGTTGTGAGCTGGAATGTGCTACCGGATGCTCAATACTATCGGGTGTATCGCGGTGATACTCCGTACTTCGAACCACAAACGCCGTTGGTAGAGCTCGGCACGGCGGAATTTGTGGATAAGGGAGCGGCGGCCGAAGGTGCAGGCGCGCGCTACTATGTGGTGGAGGCAGTGCGGGCCCAGCAGCACCACCCCCTGCGGCGGAGAGTGGGCATTTTCCCTCTGAGTCTGCACACGGGACGGACCCTGGTGTCTCTGCCCCTACTGCCAGCAAGCGGTGACATTGCCACCGTCCTCGGCCAGAGCCTCACAGGAGGAAGCAATGCACTGACTGCTGACAGGATCATGAAATGGACAGGCTCTGGATACAAGATCGCATGGCTAGTCGGTGGCACTGGGACTGCCTACGACGGTAAATGGTTGAACGAAGATGGAACGGCC
Protein-coding regions in this window:
- a CDS encoding fibronectin type III domain-containing protein, yielding MSAQRLWKVVAQIGKVVSLTGVLLWPEHGAGQDVASSASLRVTWEASTEPDLAGYRLYYGTSSHHYLWLLDVGKVTSVTVPDLARGMRYYFAVSAYDSSGNESLFSAEVSGVAGVDCGTVADLTPQEYVVAALGVGDQYYIDRGYQITYIPDAYEGLLWIKTKNDDKFDMQLQISFSLLRRARLYIVHDSRVTPPSWLTTNFVQTASRIEVSDAGNSDFRIWEGTRDYEPGETVVLGCNGSAGGAASMYVVLLCVQSDASELQPHMSLSGVDVVVSWNVLPDAQYYRVYRGDTPYFEPQTPLVELGTAEFVDKGAAAEGAGARYYVVEAVRAQQHHPLRRRVGIFPLSLHTGRTLVSLPLLPASGDIATVLGQSLTGGSNALTADRIMKWTGSGYKIAWLVGGTGTAYDGKWLNEDGTALSDMTLEVGEGFWVDIRTGHQTTCLYLLGEVPADSERVLTVNPGLNLVGCSYPVSISLTATGLWEQGVLTGATNSRDADRVMAWEGDHYEVAWLVDGTGTQWDGKWLNAAGSDTTHLRLEPGKGYWLHRRNGNEPRAWRCPHPFPGS